A genome region from Candidatus Binataceae bacterium includes the following:
- a CDS encoding 3-keto-5-aminohexanoate cleavage protein, which produces MAKVIIEAAINGNAAKKLNPHIGYSPEEIGNDAIATCKAGAAIIHFHVRDPETGKWVHDVPYYAEVYRRSRAACKAMLWPTFPMGDDAAKRFSHFVELAKDPATKPDFGAGDMGSVNLVGYDPATKKLHGDDTVYQNSYPTIRYFLTMSRELGLRPTLQIFDPSFLRAALVFLDQGILTEPLMLKFYLGGPELPFGLPPSLKSLEAYLDMLKGVRANWFAATLGGDNLPMVPLIVSLGGHVRVGLEDYQYTHEGQLSNPQIVERAATVIRAMGHEVATPDEARSILEA; this is translated from the coding sequence ATGGCCAAGGTGATCATCGAAGCGGCTATTAACGGCAATGCGGCGAAAAAGCTGAATCCGCACATCGGCTATTCGCCCGAAGAGATCGGCAACGACGCCATCGCGACCTGCAAGGCGGGCGCGGCGATAATCCACTTCCATGTGCGCGACCCCGAGACCGGCAAGTGGGTCCATGACGTTCCCTACTATGCCGAGGTCTATCGGCGCTCGCGTGCGGCCTGTAAGGCGATGCTCTGGCCGACCTTTCCGATGGGCGACGACGCGGCCAAGCGCTTCAGCCATTTCGTCGAACTCGCCAAGGATCCCGCGACCAAGCCCGATTTCGGCGCCGGCGACATGGGCTCGGTGAATCTCGTCGGCTACGATCCCGCGACAAAAAAGCTTCACGGCGATGATACCGTCTATCAAAACTCCTACCCGACGATTCGCTATTTCCTCACGATGTCGCGCGAGCTGGGCCTCCGCCCGACGCTCCAGATTTTCGATCCGAGTTTCCTGCGCGCCGCGCTCGTGTTTCTCGATCAGGGCATCCTGACGGAGCCGCTGATGCTCAAGTTTTATCTCGGCGGACCGGAACTGCCCTTCGGCTTGCCGCCGTCTCTGAAGAGTCTTGAGGCCTATCTCGATATGCTCAAGGGCGTGCGCGCCAACTGGTTCGCGGCGACGCTCGGCGGTGACAATCTGCCGATGGTCCCGCTCATCGTGAGCCTGGGCGGCCACGTTCGGGTTGGGCTCGAGGATTACCAGTACACGCACGAAGGACAGCTCAGCAATCCGCAAATCGTCGAGCGCGCCGCGACGGTGATCCGCGCGATGGGCCACGAGGTCGCGACCCCCGACGAGGCCCGCAGTATTCTCGAAGCGTGA
- a CDS encoding SDR family oxidoreductase, with amino-acid sequence MSFTAETEKFRFGDELGGGVKGKRVLITGAGKDGGLGQAFALAAGLNGAASVAVHFHQSYADGFDLVEALRKAGVNAFPVQADVTNLGDLWASRTYVIEQMGGLPPNLLICNSGLSETGYTLGRAPRTIEGEPLAVRRARTRRHFIDNLGESRMVLNTKIDGFLALTHLWAGEAVHYREPLQVVYVSSRQAIDPGAGVPGYVISNWGVLALPKLLQVNLGRDAAMVTASCILLPFVRTGMTGEYAENPKVFGRWQPRMLEPDEAARAFMQLLARSPEELRQGLFALMVEGDADAISVRWKQIELEVREAAIAWSHSAPLRFAGKAPAKS; translated from the coding sequence ATGAGTTTCACCGCAGAGACTGAGAAGTTTCGCTTCGGCGACGAGCTAGGCGGCGGCGTCAAGGGTAAGCGCGTGCTGATCACCGGTGCGGGCAAGGATGGCGGTTTGGGGCAGGCGTTTGCGCTCGCGGCCGGGCTCAACGGCGCGGCCAGCGTCGCCGTGCATTTCCATCAGAGCTATGCTGACGGCTTCGATCTGGTTGAAGCGCTACGCAAAGCCGGAGTCAACGCTTTTCCGGTGCAGGCGGACGTGACGAATCTCGGCGACCTTTGGGCCTCGCGCACCTATGTAATCGAACAGATGGGCGGGCTGCCACCGAACCTGTTGATCTGCAATTCGGGTCTGAGCGAAACCGGCTATACGCTGGGCCGCGCGCCGCGCACGATCGAGGGTGAGCCGCTGGCGGTGCGGCGGGCGCGCACCCGCCGCCACTTTATCGACAACCTCGGCGAGTCGCGGATGGTGCTCAACACCAAGATCGACGGCTTCCTCGCGCTGACGCATCTGTGGGCGGGCGAGGCGGTGCACTATCGGGAGCCGCTGCAGGTGGTTTACGTCTCGTCGCGTCAGGCGATCGATCCCGGCGCCGGGGTGCCGGGCTACGTGATCAGCAATTGGGGCGTCCTCGCGCTGCCGAAGCTGTTGCAGGTCAATCTCGGCCGCGACGCGGCGATGGTCACCGCGTCGTGCATCCTGCTGCCCTTCGTGCGCACCGGGATGACCGGCGAATACGCCGAAAATCCGAAGGTATTCGGCCGCTGGCAGCCGCGGATGCTCGAGCCGGACGAGGCTGCGCGCGCCTTTATGCAATTGCTGGCGCGCAGTCCGGAGGAGTTGCGACAGGGGCTGTTCGCACTAATGGTCGAGGGCGACGCCGACGCCATCAGCGTCAGGTGGAAGCAGATCGAACTCGAGGTGCGTGAAGCCGCGATCGCGTGGAGTCACAGCGCGCCACTGCGCTTCGCCGGCAAAGCCCCGGCAAAGAGCTAA